A stretch of the Filimonas lacunae genome encodes the following:
- a CDS encoding FecR family protein: protein MNSPVHPTLEELLRRTKEGIADAEDYALLLKHIHTDATGEVLAAIDRFYAKEEVTSWQHVVPYHYDYWQQAFEEIKEASHLPDRKIPAIGHKVLWLQRRVWVAACLSLLLGAGAWLWYTSSGKKTPVSDRVSAAITPGKNGAILQLADGRQLVLDSMGNGVIAQQNGTVINLQNGVVGYERAGAASGNLTYNSIITPRGRQFTVVLPDGTRVWLNAASSITYPTAFAGKERKVMVTGEVYMEVAKQVGMPFKVVMGDKGEVEVLGTAFNINAYDNESMVRTTLVEGAVRVKADTACESIASVVLKPGQQAQVLQHYTTGNAVVNVEKADMEKTLAWKNGVFNLEDVSLKDAMREWERWYDIEVVYKDKIPDIYFTGKVNKDISFSGLLKLLEEAKVHYSMDGSRRLVIWP, encoded by the coding sequence ATGAATAGTCCCGTTCATCCTACATTGGAAGAATTACTGCGCAGAACAAAAGAAGGCATTGCCGATGCGGAAGATTATGCCCTGTTGCTGAAGCACATTCATACCGATGCAACGGGGGAGGTACTGGCTGCTATTGATCGTTTTTATGCAAAGGAAGAAGTGACTTCGTGGCAGCATGTAGTGCCTTATCATTACGATTACTGGCAGCAGGCTTTTGAAGAAATAAAAGAAGCATCCCATTTACCTGACCGTAAAATACCTGCCATTGGGCATAAGGTATTATGGTTGCAACGCCGGGTGTGGGTGGCGGCCTGTCTTTCGCTGCTTTTAGGAGCAGGTGCATGGCTATGGTATACCTCTTCCGGTAAAAAAACGCCTGTTAGTGATAGGGTGTCTGCTGCTATCACTCCCGGAAAAAATGGCGCTATACTTCAGTTGGCCGATGGCAGGCAACTGGTACTGGATAGTATGGGTAACGGCGTTATTGCGCAGCAAAACGGTACGGTAATAAACCTGCAAAATGGTGTAGTAGGCTATGAGCGTGCTGGTGCAGCATCGGGCAACCTTACTTACAATTCTATTATCACCCCCAGGGGCCGGCAGTTTACCGTGGTGTTACCAGATGGAACCAGGGTATGGTTAAATGCTGCCAGTTCTATTACTTACCCTACGGCTTTTGCCGGCAAAGAAAGGAAGGTAATGGTAACAGGCGAAGTGTATATGGAAGTAGCCAAACAGGTAGGCATGCCTTTTAAGGTAGTGATGGGTGATAAAGGCGAAGTAGAAGTATTAGGTACGGCTTTTAATATCAATGCTTACGATAATGAAAGTATGGTGCGCACTACGCTGGTAGAGGGCGCAGTACGTGTAAAAGCAGATACAGCCTGTGAAAGCATTGCTTCTGTAGTATTGAAGCCGGGCCAGCAGGCGCAGGTGCTACAGCATTACACTACAGGTAATGCAGTGGTAAATGTAGAAAAGGCTGATATGGAAAAAACACTGGCCTGGAAAAATGGGGTGTTTAACCTGGAAGATGTGAGTTTGAAAGATGCCATGCGTGAGTGGGAAAGATGGTATGATATAGAAGTGGTGTATAAAGATAAAATACCTGATATCTATTTCACCGGTAAAGTGAATAAGGACATCAGTTTTAGCGGACTATTAAAATTATTGGAGGAAGCAAAAGTTCACTATAGTATGGATGGCAGCCGGCGGTTGGTAATATGGCCATAA
- a CDS encoding RNA polymerase sigma factor has protein sequence MENQNVSYQEDKLLFSRIADGDEEAFNILFHAYVPRLHPLIMKITRNEGVVKDLLQEIFFYLWLDRESLGAIESPQNWIFKIAYNRIYTWMSRQAVRNQKEGAALPLQQATGEHMPEQTVSFRETARLIQEAVAELPPQARKIFQLSRDADLKAAEVASLLGISVQTVRNSLVRSVKHIKEYLNKYGIYLPSILILFFL, from the coding sequence TTGGAGAACCAGAACGTATCATATCAGGAAGATAAACTGCTGTTCAGTCGTATTGCCGATGGGGACGAAGAAGCCTTTAATATCTTGTTTCATGCGTATGTTCCCCGCTTACATCCTTTAATCATGAAAATCACCCGCAATGAAGGGGTGGTGAAAGATCTGTTACAGGAGATATTTTTTTACCTGTGGCTGGACAGGGAGTCGCTGGGGGCTATTGAAAGTCCGCAGAACTGGATTTTTAAAATTGCCTATAACAGAATTTATACCTGGATGAGCCGGCAGGCGGTACGTAACCAGAAAGAAGGGGCTGCGTTGCCGTTGCAGCAGGCTACGGGGGAGCACATGCCGGAGCAAACAGTTTCGTTCAGGGAAACAGCCCGGTTAATACAGGAAGCGGTGGCCGAACTGCCGCCCCAGGCACGGAAAATTTTTCAATTAAGCAGAGATGCAGATTTAAAAGCGGCCGAGGTAGCCAGCCTGTTGGGCATTTCGGTGCAAACGGTGCGTAATTCCCTGGTACGCTCGGTAAAGCATATTAAAGAGTACCTGAATAAATACGGTATCTATCTACCCTCTATCCTCATCCTTTTCTTTTTATAA
- a CDS encoding tetratricopeptide repeat protein, giving the protein MKRTDIPDPLYGDLPALIQHLEKECPGVLETSPVTQANIEEMEATAGFTLPATFKTLWNNKGFCYFNQDEVVCIAYAYCGEGRNFNHLYGFLSMLMKSHMSNSQWVVKAESLLKQFWVLGMVYTDNERWITVCDARQQVYTIYLDAPMTSISDEDLAFSFEEIIPADILPSEDAEAPEVTAAHFLQSNQLQLVTYEEVLALLGVDHLFDYWETGDYDSYVIDEYESEEAYFEERDRIFYHEGDLELNGDLEIPEDYFDLLVVNGNLTVHGKVYSWQDTENAWYVTGNATFDYLHVDYFQKTCGEETAVHMALAWAQDHERVKNMPIRKINTPFFFSWFYNLQSFTFGPDTVITALYDGDQLSTYTTNNPFLQWHDFTYAFRPEFYYPVEKPHHDYLSINPAAIYEALKNSQPVFIEGVTAEGIQLTQQAVTLGAIGDALGTIRLLQQAIEKSPAYYKAYYHIAQYLISQSAFAQAMDFAEKGIALTPTKLLYDVNCMEQAALCAVRLGEYDKATAWCQKALLKNENAYFAMRVLGEVLILQKQVQKAIPYLQKSIWHESIFSNNWLLGLAYHFSGDAGKAEEYYQRAAKHSNLGKPYSKQTDLNYVYGEPIVFDIN; this is encoded by the coding sequence ATGAAAAGAACCGACATCCCTGACCCTCTTTACGGCGATTTACCTGCCCTTATTCAACACCTGGAAAAAGAATGTCCGGGTGTACTGGAAACCAGCCCTGTTACCCAGGCTAACATAGAGGAAATGGAAGCCACCGCAGGCTTTACCCTGCCAGCCACCTTTAAAACGCTATGGAATAACAAAGGCTTCTGCTATTTTAACCAGGACGAAGTAGTGTGCATCGCTTACGCCTACTGCGGCGAAGGCCGCAACTTCAATCACCTCTATGGCTTTCTATCTATGCTTATGAAAAGCCATATGAGCAACAGCCAATGGGTAGTAAAAGCCGAAAGCCTGCTGAAACAGTTTTGGGTGTTAGGAATGGTATACACCGATAATGAAAGATGGATCACCGTTTGCGATGCCCGCCAGCAAGTGTACACCATTTACCTGGATGCCCCCATGACAAGCATTTCAGACGAAGACCTCGCCTTTTCTTTTGAAGAAATCATCCCCGCTGATATACTCCCCAGTGAAGACGCAGAAGCCCCCGAAGTAACAGCCGCCCATTTTTTACAGTCAAACCAGCTGCAATTGGTCACCTACGAAGAAGTGTTAGCCCTGTTGGGTGTAGACCATCTTTTCGACTACTGGGAAACCGGCGACTACGACAGCTATGTGATTGACGAATACGAAAGCGAAGAAGCCTATTTTGAAGAACGCGACCGCATTTTCTACCACGAAGGCGATCTGGAATTGAATGGCGACCTGGAAATTCCCGAAGACTATTTCGACCTATTGGTAGTAAACGGCAACCTCACCGTACACGGTAAAGTATACAGCTGGCAGGATACCGAAAACGCCTGGTACGTAACCGGCAACGCCACCTTCGACTACCTGCATGTGGACTATTTCCAAAAAACCTGTGGCGAAGAAACCGCTGTACACATGGCCCTGGCCTGGGCACAGGACCATGAGCGCGTAAAAAACATGCCCATCCGAAAAATCAACACCCCGTTCTTTTTCTCCTGGTTCTACAACCTCCAAAGCTTTACATTCGGTCCCGACACCGTAATAACCGCTTTATATGATGGCGACCAGTTATCCACCTATACAACCAACAACCCATTCCTGCAATGGCACGATTTCACCTATGCCTTCCGTCCGGAATTTTACTACCCTGTTGAAAAGCCACATCACGACTACCTCAGCATCAACCCCGCCGCTATTTACGAAGCACTCAAAAACAGCCAACCGGTTTTTATAGAAGGCGTAACAGCAGAAGGTATTCAACTAACACAGCAGGCTGTAACGCTGGGTGCCATCGGCGATGCCCTTGGAACCATTCGACTTTTACAACAGGCCATAGAAAAATCACCAGCGTATTACAAAGCCTACTACCATATTGCACAATATCTTATTTCTCAAAGCGCCTTTGCACAAGCTATGGACTTTGCTGAAAAAGGTATAGCCCTTACTCCCACTAAACTGTTATACGATGTAAACTGCATGGAGCAAGCTGCTTTATGCGCCGTTCGATTGGGAGAGTATGACAAGGCTACCGCTTGGTGCCAGAAGGCGTTATTAAAAAATGAGAATGCCTATTTTGCTATGCGTGTACTTGGTGAAGTGTTGATACTTCAAAAGCAAGTGCAAAAAGCGATACCGTATTTGCAGAAATCTATCTGGCACGAGAGTATATTTTCAAATAACTGGTTGCTAGGCTTGGCTTATCATTTTAGCGGTGACGCTGGTAAGGCGGAGGAATATTATCAACGGGCGGCAAAGCATAGTAATTTGGGGAAGCCGTATAGTAAGCAGACTGATCTTAATTATGTGTATGGGGAGCCTATTGTGTTTGACATAAACTAG
- a CDS encoding P-loop NTPase family protein: MTSALTDVKARQNHAIFAHRGCGKTLLLHHSKKEMDKSVKTVYLNCEDFKTHSFPNVLVEILDAVFGELQRNLSGWFGKKKSHAISLFK; the protein is encoded by the coding sequence GTGACAAGTGCACTTACTGATGTTAAAGCCCGTCAAAATCATGCAATCTTTGCGCATCGAGGTTGTGGCAAAACTCTTTTATTGCATCATTCTAAAAAGGAAATGGACAAGAGTGTTAAAACTGTTTACTTAAATTGTGAAGATTTTAAAACCCATTCTTTTCCTAATGTATTAGTCGAAATATTAGACGCAGTATTTGGAGAACTTCAAAGAAATCTTTCAGGTTGGTTTGGTAAGAAAAAAAGTCACGCGATATCATTATTCAAATAA
- a CDS encoding SDR family oxidoreductase: protein MKVFVTGATGFVGTAVVKELISAGHQVLGLARSQSSADALVAAGAIVHHGDLENLESIRSGAAAADGVIHAGFIHDFSRFKEVCEVDRIAIETIGNTLAGSQRPFVVTSGTALVSPGMLATENTPTRMDTQKFPRVSESAGLAFASQGVRASAVRLSPSVHGEGDAHGFVPILVNIARSKGVSAYIGDGLNRWNAVHRLDAAQLFRLALEKGEAGTHYHAVGDESITLKTVAEAIGKQLNLPVVSVSPEQAPEHFGWFASFAGIDCPASSELTQQWLDWKPVHPSLADDLAGNVYFS from the coding sequence ATGAAAGTATTTGTTACCGGTGCCACTGGTTTTGTAGGCACCGCCGTAGTAAAGGAATTGATCAGCGCCGGCCACCAGGTGCTGGGTTTAGCACGTTCACAATCTTCAGCCGATGCGCTGGTGGCAGCAGGTGCCATCGTACATCACGGTGATCTGGAAAACCTCGAAAGCATCCGTAGCGGCGCAGCCGCTGCAGATGGGGTAATTCACGCAGGTTTTATACACGACTTTTCGCGTTTTAAAGAGGTGTGTGAGGTGGACCGTATCGCTATTGAAACCATCGGCAACACACTGGCCGGCTCGCAGCGTCCGTTTGTAGTTACTTCGGGTACTGCATTGGTAAGCCCCGGCATGCTGGCTACAGAAAATACCCCCACCCGCATGGATACACAAAAGTTTCCACGTGTGTCAGAAAGTGCCGGACTCGCTTTTGCTTCGCAGGGAGTACGTGCTTCCGCAGTACGTTTATCACCGTCTGTTCATGGTGAGGGTGATGCGCATGGCTTTGTACCTATACTGGTGAACATTGCCCGCAGCAAAGGGGTGAGCGCTTATATAGGCGATGGACTCAACCGCTGGAATGCCGTGCATCGGCTGGATGCAGCGCAGCTGTTTCGCCTGGCATTGGAAAAGGGCGAAGCAGGCACACACTACCATGCCGTAGGCGATGAGTCCATTACTTTAAAAACAGTAGCGGAAGCCATAGGCAAACAACTAAACCTGCCGGTAGTATCTGTATCGCCGGAACAAGCTCCTGAGCATTTTGGATGGTTTGCCAGTTTTGCGGGTATCGACTGCCCGGCTTCCAGCGAATTAACGCAGCAATGGCTTGATTGGAAACCTGTGCATCCTTCCCTGGCCGATGACCTGGCAGGCAATGTGTATTTTTCGTAA